The Geodermatophilaceae bacterium NBWT11 genome has a segment encoding these proteins:
- a CDS encoding ABC transporter permease, producing the protein MTTTLTPGPATVPSPAPAERPSAVTPADLKNAGARRRARSSRVKLWVGGVCTLLVVLPVLLASVLPLPGPDEQDLGARRLAPFTDGHLFGTDQLGRDLLSRVLHGGQTSLMIGLLAIVVSGLIGIALGAAAGFFGGWVDTVVSRLLEAQLSLPLLLMLLLVVALFGPSILVITVVIALAQWPEVARLTRSLVLVERGKPYVSAATVLGLRRTSVLVRHVVPNVLSQATLVVLLLLAQAVLLESALSYLGAGPERPFATWGRIISDGQDYITTSWWLVTLPGLFIVLLVVGVNLLGDGLRDRTRRPRRRAAAGTPAATKTEA; encoded by the coding sequence GTGACCACCACCCTGACGCCCGGGCCGGCGACCGTGCCCAGCCCGGCACCCGCGGAGCGGCCCAGCGCGGTCACCCCCGCGGACCTCAAGAACGCCGGCGCCCGCCGCCGGGCCCGCAGCTCCCGGGTCAAGCTCTGGGTCGGCGGGGTCTGCACCCTGCTGGTCGTGCTGCCGGTGCTGCTGGCCTCGGTGCTCCCGCTGCCCGGCCCCGACGAGCAGGACCTCGGCGCCCGCCGGCTGGCCCCGTTCACCGACGGGCACCTCTTCGGCACCGACCAGCTGGGCCGCGACCTGCTCTCCCGGGTGCTGCACGGGGGGCAGACCTCGCTGATGATCGGCCTGCTGGCGATCGTGGTCTCCGGGCTGATCGGCATCGCCCTCGGCGCCGCGGCCGGCTTCTTCGGCGGCTGGGTCGACACCGTGGTCTCCCGGCTCCTGGAGGCCCAGCTCTCGCTCCCCCTGCTGCTCATGCTGCTGCTGGTGGTGGCGCTGTTCGGCCCGTCGATCCTGGTCATCACCGTGGTCATCGCGCTGGCCCAGTGGCCCGAGGTCGCCCGGCTCACCCGCTCGCTGGTGCTCGTGGAGCGGGGCAAGCCCTACGTCTCGGCCGCCACCGTGCTCGGGCTGCGCCGCACCTCGGTGCTGGTCCGCCACGTCGTCCCCAACGTGCTCTCCCAGGCCACCCTGGTGGTCCTGCTGCTGCTGGCCCAGGCCGTGCTGCTGGAGTCCGCGCTGTCCTACCTGGGGGCCGGGCCGGAGCGCCCGTTCGCCACCTGGGGCCGGATCATCTCCGACGGGCAGGACTACATCACCACCTCGTGGTGGCTGGTCACGCTCCCGGGCCTGTTCATCGTGCTGCTCGTCGTCGGGGTCAACCTGCTCGGCGACGGCCTGCGCGACCGCACCCGGCGCCCCCGCCGCCGGGCCGCCGCCGGCACCCCCGCCGCGACGAAGACGGAGGCGTGA
- a CDS encoding ABC transporter permease, which yields MTRYVLKRVGQSVLTLFLTLTTVFVLLRLAPGDPAAAYAGPNPTTEDLERIRQQFGLDDSILVQYGTFLKGLVTGDLGTSFSFQAPALDVVLERLPYTITLALSAILVTAVVAIPLGVWMARRADTAKEFGANLLTITGQSMPDFWSGIMLLTVFAVVVPVFPASGFTSWGGLVLPTITIAILQIALISRMVRREMSTNMAAPYLTVARSRGVAERSLTWRYAMSNSAIPVLTALGTRFAAMLNGVVVVEVVFAWPGVGSLVVRALETRDYPLIQATVLVTAALTVLVQLLIDLAYPLLDPRVRLAKTTPKTAPAVAAPEGALA from the coding sequence ATGACCCGGTACGTGCTCAAGCGGGTCGGGCAGAGCGTCCTGACCCTCTTCCTGACCCTGACCACGGTCTTCGTGCTGCTCCGGCTGGCCCCGGGCGACCCGGCGGCGGCCTACGCCGGGCCCAACCCGACGACCGAGGACCTCGAGCGGATCCGCCAGCAGTTCGGCCTCGACGACTCGATCCTCGTCCAGTACGGGACCTTCCTGAAGGGCCTGGTCACCGGCGACCTGGGGACGTCGTTCTCCTTCCAGGCACCGGCGCTGGACGTCGTCCTCGAGCGGTTGCCGTACACGATCACCCTGGCGCTCTCGGCGATCCTGGTGACCGCAGTCGTCGCCATCCCGCTGGGCGTGTGGATGGCCCGTCGGGCCGACACCGCCAAGGAGTTCGGCGCCAACCTGCTCACCATCACCGGCCAGTCGATGCCCGACTTCTGGAGCGGCATCATGCTGCTCACCGTCTTCGCCGTGGTCGTCCCGGTGTTCCCGGCGTCGGGCTTCACCAGCTGGGGCGGCCTGGTGCTGCCCACGATCACGATCGCGATCCTGCAGATCGCGCTGATCAGCCGGATGGTCCGCCGCGAGATGAGCACCAACATGGCGGCGCCCTACCTGACCGTCGCCCGCTCGCGCGGGGTCGCCGAGCGCTCGCTGACCTGGCGCTACGCGATGAGCAACTCGGCCATCCCGGTGCTCACCGCCCTGGGCACCCGGTTCGCCGCGATGCTCAACGGCGTCGTCGTGGTCGAGGTCGTGTTCGCCTGGCCCGGCGTCGGCAGCCTCGTCGTCCGGGCGCTGGAGACCCGGGACTACCCGCTGATCCAGGCCACCGTGCTGGTCACCGCCGCGCTGACGGTGCTGGTGCAGCTGCTCATCGACCTGGCCTACCCGCTGCTGGACCCCCGGGTGCGGCTGGCGAAGACCACCCCGAAGACCGCGCCCGCGGTCGCCGCCCCCGAGGGAGCCCTCGCGTGA
- a CDS encoding ABC transporter substrate-binding protein, with product MTSSSSSGARVGREISRRSLFRLGGVVGAGLALGPALSACAGPTGTPGPGTMTMALNRSLVSLDNKLNQFDAAVTVQRAVRQGLTRIGADLTPELVLAERFELTGDTEWTVQLRDGVVYSDGTPVTPQDVATALEMYQGVNGSFLASFFREWPTVEVLDERTFTMNTELPEPNLDFLMANILITPAAANLPEELQSGVGSGPYVVTASNRGTGDYTLRRNEAYWGPRAAIETVQVRFVPEESSRVVSMRSGEVDVIDTISPDSADQLAGVRDVTIERTDGLRISQLFYNFRKPADHPLANVRVRQALSMGIDGRALVDDVLVGSVTAATGVVPEGLSGGTGGHEYAFDPRGARQLLESEGVTDLELTMIWETGEFANDTSVMEAVVQMMGDIGVRTRLVQFQPGGDISLWRQGRGGDWDVLGNGFASPTGLALTMLQGMYGGTAEREATRDTYHGYVFPEIQQVITAAGTEVDPSRRQTLLAEAQDAVWETWPCMWAFVPNAVLARRDRVSDLLLKPSNSFELSSTKLAARA from the coding sequence ATGACCAGCAGTTCGAGCAGCGGGGCACGGGTGGGCCGGGAGATCTCCCGGCGGTCCCTGTTCCGGCTGGGTGGCGTGGTGGGGGCCGGGCTGGCCCTCGGCCCCGCGCTCTCCGCCTGCGCCGGCCCCACCGGCACCCCCGGCCCCGGCACGATGACGATGGCGCTGAACCGCTCGCTGGTCAGCCTGGACAACAAGCTCAACCAGTTCGACGCCGCGGTCACCGTGCAGCGCGCCGTCCGGCAGGGCCTGACCCGGATCGGCGCCGACCTCACCCCGGAGCTGGTGCTCGCCGAGCGCTTCGAGCTCACCGGGGACACCGAGTGGACCGTGCAGCTGCGCGACGGGGTCGTCTACTCCGACGGCACCCCGGTCACCCCGCAGGACGTCGCCACCGCGCTGGAGATGTACCAGGGCGTGAACGGCTCCTTCCTGGCCTCCTTCTTCCGCGAGTGGCCCACCGTCGAGGTGCTCGACGAGCGCACGTTCACGATGAACACCGAGCTCCCCGAGCCCAACCTCGACTTCCTGATGGCCAACATCCTCATCACCCCCGCGGCGGCCAACCTGCCCGAGGAGCTGCAGTCCGGCGTGGGCAGCGGCCCGTACGTGGTCACCGCCAGCAACCGGGGCACCGGGGACTACACGCTGCGCCGCAACGAGGCCTACTGGGGCCCGCGCGCGGCGATCGAGACCGTCCAGGTGCGGTTCGTGCCCGAGGAGTCCAGCCGGGTGGTCTCCATGCGCTCGGGCGAGGTCGACGTCATCGACACCATCTCCCCCGACTCCGCCGACCAGCTCGCCGGCGTCCGCGACGTCACCATCGAGCGCACCGACGGGCTGCGGATCAGCCAGCTGTTCTACAACTTCCGCAAGCCGGCCGACCACCCGCTGGCCAACGTCCGGGTCCGCCAGGCGCTGTCGATGGGCATCGACGGGCGGGCGCTGGTCGACGACGTGCTCGTCGGCTCGGTCACCGCAGCCACCGGCGTCGTCCCCGAGGGGCTGTCGGGGGGCACCGGCGGTCACGAGTACGCCTTCGACCCGCGCGGGGCCCGGCAACTGCTGGAGTCCGAGGGCGTCACCGACCTCGAGCTCACGATGATCTGGGAGACCGGGGAGTTCGCCAACGACACCTCGGTGATGGAGGCCGTCGTCCAGATGATGGGCGACATCGGCGTCCGCACCCGGCTCGTGCAGTTCCAGCCCGGCGGCGACATCTCGCTGTGGCGGCAGGGCCGCGGCGGCGACTGGGACGTCCTGGGCAACGGCTTCGCCTCCCCCACCGGCCTGGCGCTGACCATGCTGCAGGGCATGTACGGCGGCACCGCCGAGCGCGAGGCCACCCGCGACACCTACCACGGGTACGTGTTCCCGGAGATCCAGCAGGTGATCACCGCCGCCGGCACCGAGGTCGACCCGAGCCGCCGGCAGACCCTGCTGGCCGAGGCCCAGGACGCGGTCTGGGAGACCTGGCCGTGCATGTGGGCCTTCGTGCCCAACGCGGTGCTCGCCCGGCGCGACCGGGTCAGCGACCTGCTCCTCAAGCCCTCGAACTCCTTCGAACTGTCCTCGACGAAGCTGGCGGCCCGCGCATGA
- the pdxA gene encoding 4-hydroxythreonine-4-phosphate dehydrogenase PdxA, whose product MPGPAVLALADDLSGAAETADLLGHDADGVALLLAGDTPPVLAGRVCVVDLHARHHAPEAVVARVRALVDRAQSAQVLLKIDSLLRGPVAATVGAVGPVVVAPALPALDRVVVDGTPTADGRPLAEVHAWATEGRPAPVSVTAALAPLRVTVVALGTVRSAALAGVLADLLAAGRVPVCDGVTDADLDAVVAAVATLPGVALAGSGGLAAALGRTLPADEERPSRRVQDVPRQGPLVVVGTAEAVAAEQVTRLVATGVPELVVPVAALVEPAAEARWAAEVAAAVARGPLVLRPDPADAVDPTASRALAAGLSRLVADALQLTDSLVDLVLTGGETARGVLDALDVVRLTPRGAVHHGAVVSTTDDGRTVVTRPGSFGGPDSLVSILHSLRPDAGHPRTPTEGTLPMSTLTTPAAQPETGTDQRPWIAVTMGDGAGVGPEVVVGALIEETAYAACRPVVVGDLARLQQAADVLGLAPELVAVEGPEQAVFTPGRINVVDLGLLPPDLPFGQLSPVAGHAAYEYIRVAAELAMAGRVQGICTAPLNKEALHAAGHVYPGHTELLAHFCGIEEVSMMLSSPKIRVIHVTTHIGLIDAIAKIEPGLVERTVRRGHDALVRAGIENPRIGVCGINPHAGENGLFGYGEEEEKIVPAIEVLQADGIDARGPMPADTAFFVAGRGDYDLIVAMYHDQGHGPVKILGIEAGVNITVGLPVIRTSVDHGTAFDIAGTGKVDVRSMIEALRQAAQMSPAPAA is encoded by the coding sequence GTGCCCGGCCCTGCGGTGCTCGCCCTGGCCGATGACCTCTCCGGTGCTGCAGAGACCGCTGACCTGCTGGGACACGATGCGGACGGCGTCGCCCTGCTGCTCGCCGGGGACACCCCGCCGGTGCTCGCCGGGCGGGTCTGCGTCGTCGACCTGCACGCCCGCCACCATGCCCCGGAGGCCGTCGTGGCCCGCGTCCGGGCCCTCGTTGATCGTGCGCAGTCCGCGCAGGTGCTGCTGAAGATCGACTCCCTGCTCCGCGGCCCGGTCGCCGCCACCGTGGGCGCCGTCGGCCCGGTCGTCGTCGCCCCGGCACTGCCCGCACTGGACCGGGTGGTCGTGGACGGCACGCCCACCGCGGACGGCCGCCCGCTGGCCGAGGTGCACGCCTGGGCCACCGAGGGCCGCCCTGCACCCGTCTCGGTCACCGCCGCCCTCGCCCCCCTCCGGGTCACCGTCGTGGCCCTGGGCACCGTGCGGTCGGCCGCGCTGGCGGGCGTGCTCGCCGACCTGCTGGCCGCCGGCCGGGTGCCGGTCTGCGACGGCGTCACCGACGCCGACCTGGACGCCGTCGTCGCCGCGGTGGCCACCCTGCCCGGCGTCGCGCTGGCCGGATCCGGCGGCCTCGCCGCCGCCCTCGGTCGCACCCTCCCTGCTGACGAGGAGCGCCCTTCTCGTCGGGTCCAGGACGTGCCGCGGCAGGGCCCGCTCGTCGTGGTGGGGACGGCGGAGGCCGTGGCCGCCGAGCAGGTCACCCGGCTCGTCGCCACCGGCGTGCCCGAGCTCGTCGTCCCGGTGGCGGCGCTCGTCGAGCCCGCGGCCGAGGCGCGGTGGGCCGCCGAGGTCGCCGCCGCCGTCGCACGCGGACCGCTGGTGCTGCGGCCCGACCCGGCCGACGCCGTCGACCCCACCGCCTCCCGCGCGCTGGCCGCCGGGCTGTCCCGGCTCGTCGCCGACGCCCTCCAGCTCACCGACTCCCTCGTCGACCTCGTCCTCACCGGCGGGGAGACCGCTCGCGGGGTGCTCGACGCCCTCGACGTCGTCCGGCTGACCCCCCGGGGCGCGGTGCACCACGGCGCCGTCGTCTCCACCACCGACGACGGTCGCACCGTCGTCACCCGGCCCGGCAGCTTCGGCGGCCCGGACTCCCTCGTCTCGATCCTGCACTCCCTGCGACCAGATGCAGGGCACCCCCGCACCCCGACGGAAGGCACCCTCCCGATGAGCACCCTCACCACCCCCGCCGCCCAGCCGGAGACCGGCACCGACCAGCGGCCGTGGATCGCGGTCACCATGGGCGACGGCGCCGGCGTCGGCCCCGAGGTGGTCGTGGGTGCGCTGATCGAGGAGACCGCCTACGCCGCGTGCCGCCCCGTCGTCGTCGGCGACCTCGCCCGGCTGCAGCAGGCCGCCGACGTGCTCGGCCTGGCCCCGGAGCTGGTCGCCGTCGAGGGCCCCGAGCAGGCGGTCTTCACCCCGGGCCGGATCAACGTGGTCGACCTCGGTCTGCTGCCGCCCGACCTGCCGTTCGGGCAGCTGTCCCCGGTCGCCGGGCACGCCGCCTACGAGTACATCCGGGTCGCCGCCGAGCTGGCCATGGCCGGCCGGGTGCAGGGCATCTGCACCGCGCCGTTGAACAAGGAGGCGCTGCACGCCGCCGGGCACGTCTACCCCGGGCACACCGAGCTGCTCGCGCACTTCTGCGGCATCGAGGAGGTCTCGATGATGCTCAGCTCGCCCAAGATCCGGGTCATCCACGTGACCACCCACATCGGGCTCATCGACGCCATCGCCAAGATCGAGCCCGGCCTGGTCGAGCGCACCGTCCGTCGCGGCCACGACGCCCTGGTCCGCGCCGGCATCGAGAACCCGCGGATCGGCGTCTGCGGCATCAACCCGCACGCCGGGGAGAACGGCCTGTTCGGCTACGGCGAGGAGGAGGAGAAGATCGTCCCCGCCATCGAGGTGCTGCAGGCCGACGGCATCGACGCCCGCGGCCCGATGCCCGCCGACACCGCCTTCTTCGTCGCCGGCCGCGGTGACTACGACCTGATCGTCGCGATGTACCACGACCAGGGCCACGGCCCCGTGAAGATCCTGGGCATCGAGGCCGGGGTGAACATCACCGTCGGGCTCCCGGTCATCCGCACCTCGGTCGACCACGGCACCGCCTTCGACATCGCGGGCACCGGCAAGGTCGACGTCCGCAGCATGATCGAGGCACTGCGGCAGGCTGCGCAGATGTCGCCCGCCCCGGCGGCCTGA
- a CDS encoding DeoR/GlpR transcriptional regulator: MGSRARREEIVRLATTSGLASVEELAGVFEVTASTIRRDLAQLTGDGRLARTYGGAMALIAHPETSLRQRTGEAYSAKRGIARWAAAQVRPGETVLLDAGSTVGAVAHELRATTPLTVATTGLTVLEALADVEDVHVECLGGTLRHLSQGFVGPLTEAALERMTFDRVFLGADGVTADSGICEAALEQTRLKELMARRAQHVYVLAHAAKLGRRPFHAWARLTDPWTLVTDDGAEPAALAPFLAAGVSVVVVDPQGLAEAP, from the coding sequence CTGGGCTCCCGCGCCCGGCGGGAGGAGATCGTCCGGCTGGCCACCACCAGCGGGCTGGCCTCGGTGGAGGAGCTGGCCGGCGTCTTCGAGGTGACCGCCTCCACCATCCGCCGGGACCTCGCCCAGCTGACCGGCGACGGCCGGCTCGCCCGCACCTACGGCGGGGCGATGGCGCTCATCGCGCACCCGGAGACCTCGCTGCGCCAGCGCACCGGCGAGGCCTACAGCGCCAAGCGGGGCATCGCCCGGTGGGCGGCGGCGCAGGTGCGGCCGGGGGAGACGGTGCTGCTGGACGCCGGGTCCACGGTCGGCGCGGTCGCCCACGAGCTGCGGGCCACCACCCCGCTGACCGTGGCCACCACCGGGCTCACGGTGCTGGAGGCGCTCGCCGACGTCGAGGACGTGCACGTGGAGTGCCTCGGCGGCACGCTGCGCCACCTCTCGCAGGGGTTCGTCGGCCCGCTGACCGAGGCCGCGCTGGAGCGGATGACCTTCGACCGGGTCTTCCTGGGCGCCGACGGGGTGACCGCCGACAGCGGCATCTGCGAGGCCGCGCTCGAGCAGACCCGGCTCAAGGAGCTGATGGCCCGCCGGGCCCAGCACGTCTACGTGCTCGCCCACGCGGCCAAGCTCGGCCGGCGGCCCTTCCACGCCTGGGCGCGGCTGACCGACCCGTGGACGCTGGTCACCGACGACGGCGCCGAGCCCGCCGCACTGGCCCCGTTCCTCGCCGCCGGGGTGTCGGTGGTCGTCGTGGACCCGCAGGGCCTCGCCGAGGCACCCTGA
- a CDS encoding siderophore-interacting protein, translating into MTRVGTVVRTERVTPHLVRVVLGGESLTGFGAGDFTDHYVKLQLPPKGAPYDAPFNAEAVQAEHPAELWPVSRTYTVREWDAAAGELTIDFVTHGDDGVAGPWASAAQPGDQLQFAGPGGAYAPSPDADWHLLVGDDSALPAIAAALPRLPAGVPAEVFVEVEGPADEQDLPGVTWVYRGSQPVGAALTAAVLSAERPAGTPHAFVHGEAGFVRELRRFLRAELDLPRERMSVSGYWRLGRTEDRWQAEKPEWNAAVEADEAALTA; encoded by the coding sequence GTGACCCGGGTGGGCACCGTCGTCCGCACCGAGCGGGTCACCCCGCACCTGGTCCGGGTGGTGCTGGGCGGGGAGTCGCTCACCGGCTTCGGCGCCGGCGACTTCACCGACCACTACGTCAAGCTGCAGCTCCCGCCGAAGGGGGCTCCCTACGACGCGCCCTTCAACGCCGAGGCCGTGCAGGCCGAGCACCCCGCCGAGCTGTGGCCGGTCAGCCGCACCTACACCGTCCGGGAGTGGGACGCCGCCGCCGGCGAGCTCACCATCGACTTCGTCACCCACGGGGACGACGGGGTGGCCGGGCCCTGGGCCTCGGCGGCCCAGCCGGGTGACCAGCTGCAGTTCGCCGGCCCCGGCGGCGCCTACGCCCCCAGCCCGGACGCCGACTGGCACCTGCTCGTCGGCGACGACTCGGCGCTGCCGGCCATCGCGGCCGCGCTGCCCCGGCTCCCCGCCGGCGTCCCGGCCGAGGTGTTCGTCGAGGTGGAGGGCCCGGCCGACGAGCAGGACCTGCCCGGGGTCACCTGGGTGTACCGGGGCTCGCAGCCGGTCGGCGCGGCGCTGACCGCGGCCGTGCTGTCGGCCGAGCGCCCGGCCGGCACCCCGCACGCGTTCGTGCACGGGGAGGCCGGGTTCGTCCGCGAGCTGCGCCGGTTCCTGCGGGCCGAGCTGGACCTGCCGCGGGAGCGGATGAGCGTGTCGGGGTACTGGCGGCTCGGGCGCACCGAGGACCGCTGGCAGGCCGAGAAGCCGGAGTGGAACGCCGCCGTCGAGGCCGACGAGGCCGCCCTCACCGCCTGA
- a CDS encoding NADP oxidoreductase: MTTIGIIGAGLIGSQLARISTDAGYDVVIANSRGPETLADLVAEIEARDSRQGSISAATAAEAGAAGEVVVVTVPLKNLGDVPVEPLAGKTVIDTNNYYPERDGHIAALDEETTTTAEMAQAHLPTSHVVKAFNHIYSEHLTSKRAATGTEHRRALVIAGDDADAKAWVAEYIDRIGFDTFDVGPLAEGWRIQRDTPGYGPEFHVEQLRQATAEAKRYRDM; the protein is encoded by the coding sequence ATGACCACCATCGGCATCATCGGGGCCGGCCTGATCGGCTCCCAGCTCGCCCGCATCTCCACCGACGCCGGCTACGACGTCGTGATCGCCAACTCCCGCGGCCCGGAGACCCTCGCCGACCTCGTCGCCGAGATCGAGGCCCGCGACTCCCGCCAGGGCTCGATCTCCGCGGCCACCGCCGCCGAGGCCGGTGCCGCCGGCGAGGTCGTCGTCGTCACCGTGCCGCTGAAGAACCTGGGCGACGTCCCGGTCGAGCCGCTGGCCGGCAAGACCGTGATCGACACCAACAACTACTACCCCGAGCGGGACGGCCACATCGCCGCCCTCGACGAGGAGACCACCACCACCGCCGAGATGGCGCAGGCCCACCTGCCCACCTCGCACGTGGTCAAGGCCTTCAACCACATCTACTCCGAGCACCTGACCAGCAAGCGCGCAGCGACCGGCACCGAGCACCGCCGCGCGCTGGTCATCGCCGGGGACGACGCCGACGCCAAGGCGTGGGTCGCCGAGTACATCGACCGGATCGGCTTCGACACGTTCGACGTCGGCCCGCTCGCCGAGGGCTGGCGCATCCAGCGGGACACCCCCGGCTACGGCCCGGAGTTCCACGTCGAGCAGCTGCGCCAGGCGACCGCGGAGGCCAAGCGCTACCGCGACATGTGA